One Aegilops tauschii subsp. strangulata cultivar AL8/78 chromosome 2, Aet v6.0, whole genome shotgun sequence genomic window, GTGGTTCGTGGATTTCGGCAGCCCGCGGGCGTGGACTTCACTGACACTTTCGCTCCGGTTGTGAAACCGGGCACGATCCGCACCGTGCTTCAGTTGGCGGTCTCGCGAGCCTGGCATGTGCATCAGTTGGATGTCTCCAACGCCTTCTTCCACGGTCATCTTGCCGAGCAGGTGTTTTGTGAGCAGCCCACTGGTTTCGTCGACCTCGAGCATCCGGACTTCGTGTGCTTGCTCTCCCGTTCTCTTTATTGGTTGAAGCAGGCGCCACGGGCTTGGTACTAGTGTATCGCAGCCTTCCTGCAGTCTCTAGGCTTTCGGTCCACTCGCTCCGATGCCTCACACTTTGTGTATCATCAGGGAGCTGACACTGCATATCTGCTGCTCTaggtcgacgacatcatcctcacGGCGTCCACCCCCGAGCTCCTTCAGCGGCTGACGGCTCGTCTTCGTGATGAGTTCGCCCTCAAGGACCTGGGGCCTCtgcactacttcctcggcatcgAGGTGGTTCGTCGAGCTGACGGCTTTTTTCTGCATCAGCAGAAGTACGCCCACGGGCTTCTAGAGCATGCCGgtatgcttaactgcaagccggCGCCCACCCCCGTCGACACGAAGGCGAAGGTCTCTGCTATGGAGGGGTCTCTCAGGTTCGATGCAGCGTTCTATCGCTCCATTGTTGGTGCTTTACAGTACCTGACACTGACCCGACCAGACCTGCAGTACGCTGTTCAGCAGGTGTGCCTCCACATGCACTCACCGCGTGACTCTCATTGGACCTTGTCGAAGCGTATTCTCCGTTACATACACGGCACCAAGTCCTTGGGACTCACCCTGatggcctccgcctccaccgaccTCGTCGCCTACTCGAACGCCGACTGGGCAGCCTGCCCCGACACCCGCCGCTCTACATCTGGCTATTGCGTCTACCTTGGGCCCTCGTTAATCACTTGGTCGTCGAAGCGAAAGCCCACGGTCTCCCGCTCTAGTGGCGAGGCAGAGTATCGGGCCGTGGCTAACGCCGTGGTGAATGCTCTTGGATCCGTCAGCTACTCCAGGAGTTGCTTTGTGATGTTCACAAGGCCACTCTTGTCTACAGCGATAACATCAGTGCGgtctacctctccgccaacccggtgcaccatcgacatacgaagcatattgagctcAATATTCATTTCGTGCGAGAGCAGGTTGCCCTTGGCCGTGTTCGGGTTCTCCATGTTCCGACGACGCAATAGTTTGCTGATGTGATGACTAAGGGATTGCCTACTTCCGTCTTTGAGGAGTTTCGGTCCAGTCTTTGTGTCTCcggcgacgcttcgactgcggggggtgTTGAATATATATGTGTTGCATGTATTACGTATATTGTGGCCCACCTCCTAATTCTGTATAGTTGAGGTCAACGCCTACCTATACTTATATATATGTGCACTATCACCCAATCAATACAACGAATATTGTATTGCCAAACAATCTCTCTACAAATAcaacctaaagcaggagtaggcttttaccttgttgtgaggggccgaacctgggtaaaactctctgtgtcctttgtcccgttttaaccccttcaagctaactacgtcgtgatggctccacacctaagtccttttgctagggcatctgccgtgttaagtccacgacacGACTTGTCCTTGTCAAGGAAACAATGGTGTACAATGTAACAGACCTTGCTAAGTATTGGGTATGTCAATGAATTCTTGTCACAAcaaacacatgcattgtaaccatacgtcgttcgccctgacatagtgcccaaagccggataatcatggatgcaccaaattataacaacaCGCAGAATAAAAACAGCTGGTGAGCTGCTATATAGGTCTGGAGTGAAAACGCCCCTTCATAGCttttgaagttcctccacaacaGGCTCCATGAAAAAAACAAAATTCTTTTCAGGACTTTTTGGAATTGGAATGAGCAAGGTCAtgatgtagtttgattctttggtgcggACATTTGGcagcatgttgtaagggataacaagcattGGCCACATGTtgtatgtggcgctctggtggccaaatgggttgaATCCATCTATAGCTAAGCCAAATCTAATGTCTATCGgctcagcagcaaactttttatGTTGCAGATTGAAGCTTGTCCAGTCACTActatgagatggatggctcattacatttcgatttctgtactcctggttcctaaaATGCCACAATACATCCTCTCCTGTTTGAGCATCATAAAACAACCTCTgcggtttttttttaaattacctctgcaatcttggtataaatGGAAAATATCTCAGAACCTTATGAGAAATCCTCTTTACAGCATCACCGTCTTTTCATCTTGATAATTTGCAttttgggcattcacttaagttggcataatccttcccgAACGAACACAATTATTTTCACAAACATACacatcatatccaattccaaccgcACAGAGGAAATttttcattttactgtaggtgtgtggcagctcataCACAGCTGGGTAACAACCGCGAAAATATTCATCATTGCAtcaaatgatttgttggtcattcGCTGAGATGTGTTCACCTAATCACCTGAAGAAAGCTGGCCATAGCTGAGAATATTGAAAACTTACAACCACCCATTTTCTTGTACATGTGTAAGTTCTCGAAATGTGCGAACATTTTGTAGCATTGTTTCAACGTTGGTCAAAATTACTGGCaacgcctcctcttcctcctcctaaGCATCacgcagatcaagatggtgatctgctgcttccacatagTCTGTAACATTGACgctcacagcttcaccatgatgaatccacctagtatatgtgactgaCATCCCATACAAATGTAGATGCTTTTGCACGGTTGACTGGGGTCTTGAACTGAATttatacaactgctacacgggcaatACACATCTTCTTTCAGACCACCgttttttttggaaaaggaggaataccttcggcctctgcatcagtcgatgcatgcagccatattaTTAGAAATCGAAACATCGTCTTAACATCCAATGAAGCTCAAAATCCGAGAAAAAAAGGAGAAACTAAGTATGCAAAGCACCACATCCGGCAATAAAGCACCACATCCGGCGATAAAGAACAGGCTACGATGCCTACACACCTAGCCTATTATTAACTCGCCATCCAAATCGGCTGAAGATAGCCCGTGCTACCGTCTCCCAGCGATTGCTCCCAATAACTATAGGCCCCCTGTAGTCCGCATGAGTGAGTAACGACAACATACGGATACAGGTTGTAGCTCtgtagataacctgcaaaaaatcgGTCATTTCTAGTGTTCCATATAGCCCATAATAAAGCACATATCCCTATCCGAATATGTTTAGTTATGTGTATGTCTACTTCATTAagccacgtcccaaataacgtgtTTATGAAGTTCTggtaaagttcatgaagttttcaaccccttGACATATGTAGGGAAGAATCGTCGAGCACAAGTTATTCAAGTATTGTCCATCTGTTAggcatacaaattagttcttttactagatattacaggaaaaacatatatgtttTTTTATAAAGTCCAAAAAAATACCTAGATAGATGTCTAAAGTTCTGGCAAGATATCTGGACAAGCATAtttaagtaacgaaatatatgtaaagctaattcaatGTCCTCATCAAATCCGAGGAGGAACCCGGTGTGCCGATGAGTTTTCGCGCGGATCCGCCCGTCAATTCAACGTGTCAGATGCTTCCATGCGTCCCCGTATCCGGCAACACAGGCTGGATATGAAACCTGAACGTTTGGGCTGGGTGGGAGGGGGGTTGGGTGGCGATTTGGCGACCAGGTGGTGTCCGGGTTGGGGGGAGAGGGGGTGTTCGAGGGGTCAATAGTGACTAATAAATGTGGTCGAAAATTATGGTGATTTCAGGACAGTCAAACTTCCTTTGTACGTACTGCAAATCAGCGGAGAACAGTACTCATCAGACCACGCTTTTTTGGTGCGTCTTGGTCAATGCTAACTACAACCAGAGTGTGACGCATCAACTTTCGCCAAAAAATATCCCTTTCCTGCACTAGTCAGATTCTCCTAAGGTTTTACACTTTTGCCTTTTGAGGCTCAGTTCTGACTGAGCTCTAACGCTATCGGTTATATCCAGGATTCAAACAAACATCGACCGCCTCTTGCATTTCGGTGTGAGTATTTACATACAACATGTGCTGAGGCCCAACCATGAACCATGTGAGAGGTAAAGAACAGGGGGACAAGGGAGAAAGACTTCATCATCTTGGGGAGAAGATGGTGGCCAGCCCCTGATCCACCATCAGTTGGATAGGGGGGCCATACGCCATTAGATGCTCCGGCTCTTCCTTGGTTTGGGACCTGTCGCCTCTCGCGAGGACCTCTCCGTCGGAGTCGATGATGCCGCCTATGGTGCTGCTGCCGACGCGCAGGCCCGGCTCGATCCGGAGAGCCTTCACCTGTTAGTAGCAGAGATGCAGAGATGATGACAATTCAGTAGATGCATGACCATGCATGTTTGGAGTAACTTCTTTGACAGTGGATTCTGGGAGCTCATGGGGTTACTTAAGCATACCTTGAAGTACTCCACATAGGGCGATTCAATGTAGCTACCATCCTTCATCCGAAGCAAGAGCCCGAGCGCAACCGACCATGGGCAATCCTTGATTATAGCTGCGTCCAAGTAGCCATCTGCAAACTGCACGGTGGTAAAGGATAATTATTAGCCTATGGAGCCAAGATTGACAATGCCAATGACTGATCATGAACACTGATATTCTTACAAACATAGGAAGAGTGCTAGATTTTCAGGGCAAATAGATTACTCAACAAAGATTCCAAGTGTTGTATGAGAGTATTTTTCAGCCTTCACTACATCAAAGACAAAATATGAAGGAATTGAGCAATATGGAGTGAGATTAACCTGTGCTTGTGGTGCTATCATGACACCTTCACTAGCAAAAGCAATGTTGCTGATCCAAACGTTAACAAACGGACCCTTCAGTGATCTCCATTCAAGATCAGCATCGTCAGTTGAAGGACCTGAATAGGTACATGTTTCATTATTACAAACATCTGGTATGTCTCCTTCGGCAGCATTGGTAGCCCCATTTGATTTACAGCTGATGGTTTGCTCCACAGGATCACCAAATCCTTCATATCCTGGGGCAGGAACAAAAAGAATACGCCCATTGTACCGTCGCAAGTTCACCGCACGTAGAAGGGACTGAAACAAAGTCAGAGTAAAGAGTGAATTTACTACATCGATATTTGAAACACACTTCTATCGGCCTCTGTCAGCACTCGAGTATTAAAAAGCATCCAGTATATTTTGCTAAATGAAATCTGCAGTTGGAACTTGTCTAAGAAGTCTCAGATGCATCTGACGAGGCAAGAAAGCATATTATACAAATGAGCGAGGTGTTCTATAGAAGCTTTTTAGAGTATGAACCATACATAGAAGTCGATGCGAGCGCTTCCCATCCACCTAAACTTTTCTGACTCAATATCAATATCAGCTACCAAACCTGCAGTTCATAAATCATTTTCAGGTTTGTGAAATATATATATTGCCATAAAACTATAGAGTGACAGAAGAAGCTCTGAGAAGGGTGGCCAGTGTTATCGACTGTAGTTTGGAAAAAGGGCAGCATCAAACTAATACAATGCATACCCCATGTAAGCATCATGACACTGAAAAACCTTGTCTTTCCCTGAACAACAGAAGTGACATCAAGGGCACGTCTGTGACCTGTGTGGGAAGGTTGTATCAGCCTTTGTTTGTACACATGAAAATGTAGATTGTTTTGGAGGATAAATAACATGGCTGCATAGATGAGGTGTGATGAACATCAAGGAAGAAAATACTACCTCTGATGATTGCAAACACAGCATTTGACATCGAGAAGGGTTCACCAGCAGAATGCAATAGACCTTGCACCATTCCGTTTCCAGTACCTGTGGTACATGTAATAACATGTGAAATTTGTGCTGAGCATTACCAATGACATTAAAGTACCCAGATGCTTCACCAGGGACGAACTAAAAACACAAGTTACAGACTTACAGCTACTCCTTAGTGGGAACATAAGCTGTTGACGATTCGGATGTTTTTAGAAGAAATAATATTACAGGATAATAAACGGCTCTAACGTATAGTACGGCTCATCGACGCGCAACAATGCAGCACTATGATAAGGATATTGCAATAATCATGTACCTGCTGGAATGATCCCTAGTGGCACTTTTATTGCTTTGTCCCAATCATCTCTTTGCAGCAGACCATTAACAACCTAAAGTCAACACAAAATATATTCAAACCAAATAGAGCATACAAGCAAACAGATTAAACAAGTCCAAAAGATTATGAATGAGATCTGAAGATACTGAACAGAGTGTATCTTCCAGCAGGTCTCATTTGAGAATAATATATTTTGCTAACCTCTACAAGGATACCATCTCCACTAACACAAACGATCCCATCATATTTCTTAAGATCCAGTGAACCAGCAATTTCTTGAGCATGAAGACGGTAATTTGTTTCTGAGGACGTTTCACACTTAAAATTTAGTATAGCCAAAAAACAAAGAGGGGCACGACATCTATCTTTCATAAGTAGAAGATTTATAAACATTGATCACAACCTTGCATGGTGTAATGGATGTGAGCAGCATCAATAAGAGGCAGAACTTCGGTTTGGAAAATCTTCCGCCCACCTCTCTTCCCACCGTAAGGGTTCACTATGAAGAACAGTCTCTTCGGTCGACCTATTATCCAATGCCATATAGTGCAAGGAACAGATCAGCATTCGCGAACAGTCAATGTCCTGCATGCTTGTGTTCAGAAGCGTAGACACTCACAAAGTAAGACCAAGCAAACTAGAGCTGATAAGAATTACACAATGCCCGAAAAATCTTTGGATGTTTGGATCAATTCAATTGAATTATGGAAATACTCGAAAACATAAAGAGTTGGTTTCGCATTTAATTTTTTGGGAGTGCTTAGAGCTCAGTCGATTGAAAAATAACTATTCATCAATCGTCTCCCGGGAAAACAATAGAGAAAATAACTGCCGAAAACTAAAAAAGAAAAACCGGCACGAATCTCCGCGCGCAATCCGACGGCTATAGCATCGGTTGAGCTATAGCTATTTCTCATTCGATTGAGAAATAGCAATCCCGTTTTTTTTTATAAAGTCAGAAGGAACAGTCCAAAGCATTAATGGCGAAATTGACATTGATAAGAGCACTTAATCAAAAATAGAAAATGACAGGCATATAAAATATCTCCAACTATAAATCAGGAATGAATTAATAAGGGCATCATGAGCAGCACGATTCTCTGGCCTCAGCAGAAGAAACCACTACAAGAATGGAGTTGCGCATTTGACGGCTTGACCAAATCATGTAAAAGAGGTGCCCAGGACACGCAACCTCCGTACAAACAGCAAGGAAGAGGATTCTCTGAGCGTTACAATCAAGAATTCATTTCTTCAGCGTTCGGTTAACCGAAACGGATCGAGCCGCTGGGTTTGCGCTGTTTCCTGGCTATCTTCAAGAGTCATTTCCTGATTCTAACCAGGTCAACGGATTCCACCCAGCCCGCTGCGCAACCTCGATCAGGTAAAAGTAAGCACGAGCCCAATTCCTCCAACCATAACAGAGAAGGAAATTTTCTACTAGTAACCAAATCGCACCGAGAGTCGCCCGAATGAGCAGCTACGAGATCACCGAATCACAACTTTAAACTGAACAGAAAAGCAGAGGATCAGAGAATTAAATGGTGATTACCAAGCGAGGCGAAGCGATCTCTGATGGCGTGCCCCCACCTCTCCGCGGCCTCCTCGCTCTCCATCTCCACCGCCACCTCCCCTCTCTTCCTGTCCTCTGCTCCTCCGCCGCAGCCCACCGGAGACGGCGGCCTCCCCGCGCCCGTCACGTCCCCCCGCGTAAAGGTCGCGAGTTTGAGGGACCTGCCCTCCACCTGGAACCCGAGCACGTCGGACTCCAGCTCCAGCTTCCGCCTTCCCCCGCTGTCGCGGCCGGCGCCGGTGGTGCGCCACGCCAGCTCGGCGCTGGAGAGCGTGGCCTCCGCCGCAGAGCCGTTGACCCGCACGAGCTCCACCAGGGTCTCCGCCCGGGGCTCCGGTGGGCCTCGCGCTTCGGCCTGCGGGTCGGCCATGGACTGCGACGAGACGAGACGGACGAGCTTCAGCTGGGAAGTATCGATGTGGTtggagcgagcgagcgagcgagcgagcgcgAGCTTGGGAGAAGAAGGCGACGTGGTGCGGCGTGTTATTATGGTTTTTTCTCCAGTAGACCAAACTCACCCGCTCAAATAGTTGGCTAGCCTAAAATTTGGAAAATCTTTCGGGTTTATTCACGAGTTGCCAAAATTGACAAGAAAAACAAACTAGAATGAGCAAATAGCTATTGGCATGCCAAAAGAAATTGACAACCATCTAAATAATAACCAAAACTGGTATGATGAGATTTAATAGCTATCCAAACATACCCTATGTAGAGGGCCTTGTCTCTGCCTCTCTACCTTTTTTTATTTAATATTTTTTAAAGGATAAGGTTTCCTCTCTCGCATGCCTTGCGTTTTGCTCGCAACTTTTTTCCAATCATCCGCCCTTCTGTCCGCGTCGCAACCCCGCTCCCTCACCGGGTTTCCCCCTCCTACAATCTAAAAGGCTGACAAAACCCGGCTAAGCGAACATACCCACACCATCGCGCCGCCTCCCAGATCATCCGTTGCGCGCCAGTCCCTCTGCGTCGCTGGTCTACCCTCCTCCACCCAAAGCCGCACCCCACCCCTTttctctccctccctcccatgAGTGGTGTCTCTTTGCTTCGAGAGCGGGATCAGTTGATGTGGGTCGTGGAGACTACGAGCTCCGATGGGCCGGAGGCACTGAAGTGGGCGATGCggaggaccccccccccccccccggcgctgGGGGAGGGCGAGGTACCCATCCTGGTGGTTGTCATTGGCGTCGACCGCCAAGACACGGTCCAGCCTCACTTGGCCATCGGCGACAAGGTGAGGTCAATTCCTCTGCTCCCCTACATGGCCCCTTAGTGAATGTCACATCATGACCCGTGTGACCTGCGGTGTTAGTTTTGTGCATTTGTTGTTGCCTTGGGCACGTGTCCCCCCGGTGAATTGTTCCTTGCAAGAAAATTGCTCTTGCTGATTTGTTCTCCACACTTGCTTCTTTGTGGGGACGAAACTGCTTGTAGATATCTTACATTTCAATATCTACTTGGAATTTTGGTAGACCTTCCTAATTTATCAATGTAGTAAATTCATATATCATATGTATTTTAGAAAAAAATTGAGCTTGTTTTATGTGACATTTAGTTTTTTAAGTATTCATTGACCTttcagaaacttttgcacctttGAGATACTACTCCATTAATCAGGTATTCTGAATTGACGTTGTTGATCACACTCATCTTGTTGAATTTCAAAAGATGAAAGGTGATGCTTTCTGTTTTCTTTGGATGTTTATTCAGTTCTTAAACTTATTCGGGGTTTTAAAAACTTAGCATTATTAAACTTATTTTGTACATATTCAGATCCTAAATTCTTCCCCATGAAGCTATGCATTGGTGCAAATTCCTATTTGCAGATGTCCATTCATCATTTATTTTCTTCTATAAAATTGAACTATGTCCATGTAGAAGATTCAATACAATAAGTATCAAGTTGAATGATATCCACGGCAGTGATGATTTAGGGCGTTGTTCTTCTGTACAAATGAGACATTATATTGTATTTGGAGCATCTGAACAACACTTGTTGCTATAATTGAGCCTCTTAGGTAGCAATGGATGATTAATTGATTATTGGAGTGAGTACATTAGTAGCACCATATATCATGAAAGACATCTCCATGGTACAAATGATTTATCAAAGGGGATAATTTgtaaaaataaaatatgaaaggCTATAAATAAATTGTGAACACATATCAATCAAGATACTATATTCTTTTGTGAACTTGCTTTAAGATTTAACAATTTAATCTACCCCATGGTACTACTCATTTGATCATGATATAATCCTATAGCAAAAAGGTAGGATATGTTTCATTAAAACATGTCACCTGATGTGCATGTGGATATACATTTAGCATAGTTAATGTTGAACCGCTAGAATATTTACGCCATGTTGAACGCACGGGCAATTCCCTAGTGTATACCAAAATTTAGTCAATTATACAATTTAAAATAAGCACTCTTGTTAAATTCTCTGTGCCTAGGTTTTTCTTTTATTCGACCTAAATTTTACATCACTTGGTCCATAATAGCAATGTTAAAAGCTACTATTTATTCTATGCATGTTATATTTGAAGTGAAGTGAAGATGTCCAAGATTCCTTTAAATGTTGATCAAATCAGTAACAACTCCTAAAACAACATAAATTTGCTAAAATGCATGGACTGTTAGTACGAGCGATTGTATATCTGTCTTCTTCCATCACATGTCCATGTCCTCCTCGCCAACATTCGAAACAACCAACAATCGACAACAATGACAAATTAATAACAGTTAAACACACGACTAAGCAAAGGCCAATGAGCTCTAGGTGAGAGTAAGACGAGTTACACAGTGATAATGCAATAAGAATAAATAAAGACATAAGTAAGCAAATGTTGGTTCCGCACCGAGTAGGAGAGGCACCAAAGATCCCATAACTTAGTGTCTGTCCATTCTGAAACACCATATAAACACTTTGTGCTCAAAAGGTTGTCCCCAAAACTTATATCCAAAAAATCATGGGTATCAAGGTGGTCGATCCTAACCCGTCCCCAAAAGACATTCATTGTCAGCCACCTCACGTATTAACAAGTTATAAAACCTCCAAAGGGCAAGAAAAAATCTCCTACCGATGTCGCTTATATCTTTGCAAACACACTGATTAGGGCTTAAGCGATGTTTGCATCCCTTATGTGTCTTTATTGATGTCACTGAAGTCAGTATTGTAACCAAGTTGCAAGAGCCCAAAATCAAATTCGGCAACTCGTTGGACTCCATTGAATAATATTTTCGCCCATAATAAATGATGAAGGTAACCTTGGACCATGGCTCGCTAACGTCCAACCTCGTAGTCGGGAGTGACATGCAACCTTGATGTCACTTGCACCGTCATCACCTCCAATGGCCTCTTTCTCCTCACCATCGCCATGGTCAGGGACGACGGTAGTGGGGCCACATGTGCCAATTGGGGGTAAGGGTGGAGGGGAAGAAGGCACGGGCTTCGGGCAGGAGGCGCAGAGCGACAGGGGCTACTGAGGATGATGCTGGTGGCGGCATGTGGCGATTGGAGGTGGGGAGGACATGCTAACACGATAAATACACTCCTATAGAAGGGACTTCACTAGCCCTATACATTTGTGAGAGTTTGCTAGCCCTATACATTTGTGGCATTGCTAAGATAAGGTCATCTCCTGAAAAAACTAACACCCTAAAGGAAGTCAACTAAAATATTATCATAATTAATTAAATATCCATGTGTGATGTGGAGTAATTAGAGTCACTgtagttgaaggaaatatgccatagaggcaataataaagttgttatttatatttccttatatcatgataaatgtttatcattcatgctagaattgtattaatcagaaacttagtacatgtgtgaatacatagacaaaacagagtgtccctagtatgcctctacttgactagctcgttaatcaaagatggttaagtttcctgaccatagacatgtgttgtcatttgatgaacgggatcacctcattagagaatgatgtgatggacaagacccatccgttagcttagcattatgatcgtttagttttattgctattgctttcttcatgacttatacatattcctctgactatgagattgtgcaactcctgaataccggaggagcaccttgtgtgctatcaaacgtcacaacgtaactgtgtgattataaagatgctctacaggtgtctccgaaggtgtttgttgagttggcatagatcaagattaggatttgtcactccgtgtatcggagaggtatctttgggccctctcggtaatgcacatcactataagccttgcaagcaatgtgactaatgagttagttgcgagacgatgcattacggaacgagtaaagagacttgtcggtagcgagattgaactaggtatgaggataccgacgatcgaatctcgaacaagtaacataccaatgataaagggaataacgtatgttgttatgcggtttgaccgataaagatcttcgtagaatatgcaggaaccaatatgagcatccaggttccgctattggttattgaccggagatgtgtctcggtcatgtctacatacttctcgaacccgtagggtccgcacgcttaacgttcgatgacgatttgtattatgagttatgtgttttggtgaccgaagtttgttcggaatcccggatgagattacggacatgaagaggagtctcgaaatggtcgagaggtaaagattcatatattggaaggttgtattcgaacatcggaatggttctgagtgattcgagtatttttccggagtaccgagggattaccagaacccccgggggaaatcatgggcctcatgggccagtGGAGAGAAGAGGGAACAACCCACAAGGGGAAGGCgcccccccccaaggggagtctgaataggaaggggaggggcgcggcccccctttccct contains:
- the LOC109731823 gene encoding sphingosine kinase 1 codes for the protein MADPQAEARGPPEPRAETLVELVRVNGSAAEATLSSAELAWRTTGAGRDSGGRRKLELESDVLGFQVEGRSLKLATFTRGDVTGAGRPPSPVGCGGGAEDRKRGEVAVEMESEEAAERWGHAIRDRFASLGRPKRLFFIVNPYGGKRGGRKIFQTEVLPLIDAAHIHYTMQETNYRLHAQEIAGSLDLKKYDGIVCVSGDGILVEVVNGLLQRDDWDKAIKVPLGIIPAGTGNGMVQGLLHSAGEPFSMSNAVFAIIRGHRRALDVTSVVQGKTRFFSVMMLTWGLVADIDIESEKFRWMGSARIDFYSLLRAVNLRRYNGRILFVPAPGYEGFGDPVEQTISCKSNGATNAAEGDIPDVCNNETCTYSGPSTDDADLEWRSLKGPFVNVWISNIAFASEGVMIAPQAQFADGYLDAAIIKDCPWSVALGLLLRMKDGSYIESPYVEYFKVKALRIEPGLRVGSSTIGGIIDSDGEVLARGDRSQTKEEPEHLMAYGPPIQLMVDQGLATIFSPR